One Pullulanibacillus sp. KACC 23026 DNA segment encodes these proteins:
- a CDS encoding DUF378 domain-containing protein: MGGLQRAALALIIIGGINWGLIGFFQFDLVAAIFGGQSSALARILYGIVGLSALYCLTLLFKPSAEVEREAETSRY, encoded by the coding sequence ATGGGTGGCTTACAAAGAGCAGCTCTCGCCCTTATTATCATAGGGGGCATCAATTGGGGATTAATTGGTTTTTTCCAATTTGATTTAGTCGCTGCCATATTTGGTGGCCAATCATCTGCCTTAGCTCGTATTCTGTACGGAATTGTCGGACTATCAGCCCTTTACTGCCTCACTTTGTTATTTAAACCATCTGCCGAAGTAGAGCGCGAGGCAGAAACCTCTAGGTATTAA
- the asnB gene encoding asparagine synthase (glutamine-hydrolyzing), with the protein MCGFVGFLSNKALEPQKHDQNQMIERTEIITHRGPDDQGFYTDDTVQLGFRRLSIIDLEGGHQPLSYSDGRYTIIFNGEIYNYLEIKKQLEAEGMAFQTTSDTEVILALYAKKGEEAVKELRGMFGFVIWDKEDRKLFAARDPFGIKPFYFMETEDGIFFASEKKSLLIGKDKDEISAQALQHYLTFQFVPEPASMSQGIKRLEPGHFISKKPGEALHIASYWKPEFRPRPQSLDEATSKIREVLTDSVKMHMRSDVPVGAFLSSGIDSTSIVALAKEFHPSILTFTVGFEREGYSEIDIAKDSAEKLGVANIHTVITPEAFVKELPKIIWHMDDPVADPAAIPLYFVAQEAAKHVKVVLSGEGADELFGGYNIYREPLALNWFQHLPKAARGLIRATASRLPDTMKGKSYLIRGTTPMKERYIGNAFMFDEGEKRFVLKDFNENTHFTQVTEALYRNSSTYQDVEKMQYVDLHTWLRGDILVKADRMTMAHSLELRVPFLDKEVFEVAASIPAELKTANKTTKYALREAMRGIVPESILYRKKLGFPVPIRVWLKNELYEWARTIIRESATDDLINKSYVYKLLDDHLHDKQDNSRKIWTILVFMIWHKIYVEDQISFQKEPQLQS; encoded by the coding sequence GTGTGTGGATTTGTTGGTTTTTTATCTAATAAGGCACTAGAACCACAAAAGCATGATCAAAACCAAATGATTGAGCGAACTGAAATAATTACTCATAGAGGTCCTGATGACCAAGGCTTTTATACAGATGATACCGTACAATTAGGGTTTCGTCGTTTAAGCATTATTGACCTAGAGGGGGGCCATCAGCCGCTTTCTTATTCGGATGGGCGTTATACCATTATATTTAATGGCGAAATTTATAATTACTTGGAAATTAAAAAGCAATTGGAAGCAGAAGGGATGGCGTTTCAGACCACTTCTGATACCGAAGTTATTCTGGCTTTATATGCGAAGAAAGGCGAAGAAGCCGTTAAAGAACTTCGCGGTATGTTTGGCTTTGTTATTTGGGATAAAGAAGACCGCAAATTGTTTGCAGCACGTGACCCATTTGGAATTAAGCCTTTTTACTTTATGGAAACAGAAGATGGGATTTTCTTTGCCTCTGAGAAAAAGAGCCTGCTTATTGGTAAAGATAAGGATGAGATTTCTGCTCAAGCTCTTCAGCACTATCTCACTTTTCAATTTGTTCCAGAACCCGCTTCAATGAGCCAAGGGATTAAGAGACTTGAACCGGGTCATTTCATCTCGAAGAAACCAGGGGAAGCCCTACATATTGCTTCTTATTGGAAACCGGAGTTTCGTCCTCGTCCACAATCACTCGATGAGGCGACTTCGAAAATACGCGAAGTATTAACGGATTCCGTAAAAATGCATATGCGAAGCGATGTACCAGTGGGTGCCTTTTTATCAAGTGGTATTGATTCGACAAGTATTGTCGCCCTTGCCAAGGAGTTTCACCCGTCCATTTTAACGTTTACAGTGGGATTTGAACGTGAAGGGTACAGCGAGATTGATATTGCCAAGGATTCGGCTGAAAAGCTAGGGGTTGCCAATATCCACACGGTGATCACCCCTGAAGCGTTTGTGAAAGAACTGCCAAAAATTATTTGGCACATGGACGATCCAGTAGCGGATCCTGCTGCTATTCCGCTTTATTTTGTGGCACAAGAAGCTGCCAAACATGTTAAAGTTGTTCTCTCCGGTGAAGGAGCGGATGAACTATTTGGCGGATATAATATTTACCGGGAACCCCTTGCTTTGAATTGGTTCCAGCATCTTCCAAAAGCGGCCCGAGGTCTTATTAGAGCAACCGCTAGCCGTTTGCCTGACACGATGAAAGGGAAAAGCTATTTGATTCGTGGTACGACACCGATGAAGGAACGCTATATTGGGAATGCGTTTATGTTTGATGAGGGTGAAAAGCGTTTTGTCTTAAAGGACTTCAACGAAAATACGCATTTTACACAAGTCACAGAAGCCCTATATAGAAACAGTTCAACTTATCAAGATGTGGAAAAAATGCAATATGTCGACCTTCATACATGGTTAAGAGGCGATATTCTAGTAAAAGCCGATCGGATGACAATGGCGCACTCTTTAGAATTACGGGTTCCGTTTCTTGATAAAGAGGTTTTCGAGGTGGCCGCGTCTATCCCAGCGGAACTAAAGACCGCTAATAAAACGACCAAATATGCGCTTCGTGAAGCGATGCGCGGGATTGTCCCTGAATCTATTTTATATAGGAAAAAATTAGGGTTCCCTGTTCCTATTCGTGTCTGGTTGAAAAATGAACTGTACGAGTGGGCTCGAACGATCATTCGAGAAAGTGCAACGGATGACCTGATCAACAAGTCTTATGTTTATAAACTGCTCGACGATCATCTCCATGATAAGCAGGATAACAGTCGTAAAATCTGGACCATTCTTGTGTTTATGATTTGGCATAAGATCTATGTTGAGGATCAGATAAGCTTTCAAAAAGAACCGCAACTTCAATCCTAA
- the yugI gene encoding S1 domain-containing post-transcriptional regulator GSP13, with the protein MTEAFKVGDIVEGKVTGIKPFGAFVALNEDTQGLVHISEVSHSFVKDINDLLSVGDSVKVKVLKIDEESGRISLSIRQTEPAPERRPAPKHTAPSHAKPQSDKPGFNTLEQKLKDWLKESNEKQAQLNKRLKK; encoded by the coding sequence ATGACAGAAGCGTTCAAAGTCGGTGACATAGTAGAAGGAAAGGTTACAGGTATCAAGCCTTTTGGTGCTTTTGTAGCATTGAATGAAGACACTCAAGGTCTTGTTCATATATCAGAGGTCTCCCATTCCTTTGTAAAAGACATTAATGATCTCCTTAGCGTTGGAGATTCGGTAAAAGTGAAAGTATTAAAAATAGATGAAGAGTCTGGAAGAATTTCCTTATCTATTCGTCAAACGGAACCAGCCCCTGAGCGTCGCCCGGCACCAAAGCATACGGCTCCAAGCCATGCCAAACCACAAAGTGACAAACCTGGTTTCAATACACTTGAGCAAAAGCTTAAGGATTGGTTAAAGGAATCGAATGAAAAACAAGCACAGTTAAACAAACGCTTAAAGAAATAA
- a CDS encoding iron-containing alcohol dehydrogenase, translating to MENFTYHNPTKLIFGKGQIAALKEEVPKYGKKVLLVYGGGSIKRSGLYDKVMEELKAISAEVVELSGVEPNPRLTTARKGIDLCKTEGVEFILAVGGGSVIDCAKTIAGGATYDGDVWDLIMRRDVVKSALPLGTVLTLAATGSEMNSGAVITNWETQEKYGWGSPHFFPKFSILDPENTYTVPRDQTIYGIVDMMSHVLEQYYFKQKNAPLQDELCEGVLRTVMETAPKLVNDLQNYEYRETILYAGTIALNGMLQMGTRGDWGTHNLEHAVSAVYDIPHGGGLAIIFPNWLKFTLDEGLEKTKRLAIKVFGVDPAGKSDRDIALEGIQRLRDFWTEIGAPSRLKDYNITDEKLGVIADRAMKRGAFGNFYQFTSEEEVTELYKMCL from the coding sequence ATGGAGAATTTTACATATCATAATCCAACCAAGCTCATTTTTGGCAAAGGCCAAATAGCCGCATTAAAAGAGGAAGTCCCTAAGTATGGGAAGAAGGTGCTTCTTGTTTACGGTGGCGGCAGTATCAAACGAAGCGGCCTATATGATAAAGTGATGGAAGAGCTTAAGGCGATTTCAGCGGAGGTCGTTGAGTTGTCAGGGGTAGAACCTAACCCAAGACTCACAACGGCTCGTAAAGGCATTGATCTTTGCAAAACTGAAGGAGTCGAGTTTATTCTTGCGGTTGGCGGAGGTAGCGTTATTGACTGCGCCAAGACCATCGCGGGAGGCGCCACCTATGATGGCGATGTTTGGGATCTCATCATGCGCCGAGATGTCGTGAAAAGTGCACTTCCGCTTGGCACGGTTCTTACACTTGCAGCCACAGGTTCCGAAATGAATTCTGGGGCCGTTATTACGAATTGGGAGACACAAGAGAAATACGGATGGGGATCTCCTCATTTCTTCCCTAAATTCTCTATTCTTGATCCGGAAAATACTTATACGGTTCCTCGGGATCAAACGATTTATGGGATTGTTGATATGATGAGTCACGTTCTTGAACAGTATTATTTCAAACAGAAAAATGCACCTTTACAAGATGAATTATGTGAAGGGGTTTTAAGAACCGTCATGGAAACTGCTCCAAAACTCGTTAATGATCTTCAGAATTACGAGTACCGGGAAACCATTCTTTATGCAGGGACCATTGCCTTAAACGGAATGCTCCAAATGGGGACACGCGGCGATTGGGGGACTCATAACCTAGAGCATGCCGTTTCAGCGGTTTATGATATCCCGCACGGAGGCGGCCTTGCAATCATCTTCCCGAATTGGCTCAAGTTTACCCTCGATGAAGGTCTTGAGAAAACGAAGCGACTTGCCATCAAAGTATTTGGCGTGGATCCAGCGGGTAAATCCGACCGGGATATCGCTTTAGAAGGTATTCAGCGCCTTCGTGATTTCTGGACCGAAATTGGCGCACCATCCCGACTGAAGGACTACAATATCACAGACGAGAAATTAGGTGTGATAGCGGACCGCGCGATGAAGCGTGGCGCATTCGGCAATTTTTATCAATTTACAAGCGAAGAAGAAGTCACCGAACTCTACAAAATGTGCTTATAA